In a single window of the Euleptes europaea isolate rEulEur1 chromosome 4, rEulEur1.hap1, whole genome shotgun sequence genome:
- the ATN1 gene encoding LOW QUALITY PROTEIN: atrophin-1 (The sequence of the model RefSeq protein was modified relative to this genomic sequence to represent the inferred CDS: inserted 3 bases in 2 codons; deleted 18 bases in 11 codons), which produces MFSSTRTKENGDPTPKRMKTRQNKDSMSMRSGRKKETPGPREELRTRGRASPGGVSTSSSDGKSRKSRQTTKKGRVEESMAPKGNKQGRTEEISESEGEDTNAPKKTNNGGGSCSRPQSPSDVDSLDGHSFNDETSSDPRDIDQDNRSTSPXVYSPGSVENDSDSSSVLSQGPPRSYHHPPLFPQSPSPAPLPEGLARPPNQTSVLTGEVHPPGPAGGYPSQLEAQTSRVFRPRRPPAAIPSTNSSSSPSSSSSSSSSSSSTHVPLYPSANVVQMGPKAASAGTGVLAPGGREPSLGSKHNPPPTTPISLAAVAGGVPPQKTPPNNPPSAPPSSAAAFPHVLANLPPPPALRPLNNMATTSSSPGMVGQALSGHLPSPHGMGQDKSPAPSRYPYAPPPPPPPSSXSAQYPLPPPSQALPSYNSSYGTFVPPPSSLSVSSQPPKYTQPSMPSQPVWSQGPPPYSAPLGNRPPPPTPASSFPGQAAHHQPPPPHHHNHGGGAGLSPAAAAPSQASGGYPHTLEPGSHHPSHAAYGLRLYPPHTHATYSQAPSASSSSSSSSSSSSSSTSSSSSSSSQGTYPGACSHPQGQNAAPYAFPPPPPPSPAHGAGAPVTSASVTLSTVITTMASSSAAPYKTASPPVGPPPAAPYGKRTASPSPTFQPPAPYKPGSPSSSSASSFRTATPPGYRLASSPAASGYKAASPAPMPPPAPASLPAPPPPLPPLPLTAAQIKQEPSEDYEPPESPMPPVRSPSPAPKVVDVPSHASQSARFNKHLDRGFNSCSRTDLYFVPLDGSKLAKKRADLVEKVRREAEQKAREEKEREREREREKEREREKERELERSVKVAQEGRPVECPSLGPIAHRPSFEQGSAVATVPPYLGPDTPALRTLSEYARPHVMSPSNRNHPFYVPLGAVDPALLGYNVPAIYSSDPATRERELREREARERDLRDRDLRERLKPGFEVKPAELDQLHAVPGAAMDPFPRHGGLALQAGPGLHPAFPFHPGLGHLERERLALAAGPALRPDMSYAERLAAERQHAERVAALSNDPLARLQMLNVTPHHHQHSHIHSHLHLHQQDAIHAASASVHPLIDPLASGSHLTRIPYPAGTIPNPLLPHPLHENEVLRHQLFAAPYRDLPGSLSAPMSAAHQLQAMHAQSAELQRLALEQQQWLHAHHPLHGVPLPTQEDYYSHLKKESDKPL; this is translated from the exons ATGTTTTCATCCACCCGGACAAAGGAGAATGGGGATCCTACACCCAAAAGAATGAAGACTCGACAGAATAAAGACTCC ATGTCAATGCGGAGTGGTCGGAAGAAGGAGACTCCGGGGCCCCGCGAGGAGCTCAGGACAAGGGGCCGGGCCTCCCCAGGTGGCGTCAGCACCTCCAGCAGCGATGGCAAAAGC AGAAAATCCCGACAAACCACCAAG AAGGGCCGCGTGGAGGAATCCATGGCCCCCAAAGGAAACAAGCAGGGCCGGACC GAGGAGATTTCAGAGAGCGAAGGAGAGGACACCAATGCCCCAAAGAAAACTAACAACGGAGGTGG GAGCTGCTCGCGGCCTCAGTCTCCTTCCGATGTCGACAGCCTCGACGGCCACAGCTTCAACGACGAGACGAGCAGCGACCCCCGCGACATTGACCAGGATAACCGGAGCACTTCTC GCGTCTACAGCCCCGGCAGCGTGGAGAACGATTCGGATTCCTCCTCCGTGCTCTCCCAGGGGCCGCCCCGCTCGTATCACCACCCTCCGCTCTTCCCCCAGAGCCCCTCGCCGGCCCCCCTGCCCGAGGGCCTGGCTCGTCCC CCGAACCAAACTTCGGTTTTAACAGGGGAGGTTCATCCTCCAGGCCCCGCAGGCGGCTACCCGTCCCAACTAGAAGCCCAGACCTCGAGGGTTTTT AGGCCCAGGCGCCCCCCTGCCGCCATTCCCtccaccaactcttcctcttctccttcttcctcctcttcttcctcctcctcctcctccagcacccACGTTCCTCTCTACCCGAGTGCCAACGTCGTCCAGATGGGGCCCAAAGCTGCCAGCGCAGGAACGGGCGTCCTGGCCCCGGGTGGCCGCGAGCCGTCCCTCGGTTCCAAGCACAACCCGCCCCCGACGACCCCTATCTCCCTTGCCGCTGTT GCAGGCGGCGTTCCCCCTCAGAAGACCCCCCCGAACAACCCCCCCTCTGCCCCTCCTTCCTCCGCGGCCGCTTTCCCTCACGTCTTAGCCAACTTGCCGCCCCCTCCTGCTCTGCGCCCGCTGAACAACATGGCCACCACCTCCAGCTCCCCG GGGATGGTGGGGCAGGCGTTGAGCGGCCACCTTCCGTCGCCCCACGGCATGGGGCAGGATAAGTCG CCCGCCCCATCGCGCTACCCCTACGCCCCCCCTCCACCGCCACCGCCCAGCTC TTCTGCCCAGTACCCCCTCCCTCCGCCCTCCCAGGCGCTGCCCAGCTACAACTCCTCGTACGGGACATTCGTTCCC CCGCCCAGCAGCCTTTCCGTTTCCAGCCAGCCCCCCAAATACACCCAGCCCTCCATGCCCTCGCAGCCCGTGTGGAGCCAAGGCCCGCCGCCGTACAGC GCCCCCCTGGGGAACCGCCCGCCGCCGCCCACCCCCGCCTCCTCCTTCCCCGGCCAGGCTGCCCATcaccagccgccgccgccgcaccaTCACAACCACGGCGGTGGTGCGGGGCTGTCTCCTGCAGCGGCCGCCCCGTCCCAGGCGTCCGGAGGGTACCCCCACACGCTGGAGCCCGGTTCACATCACCCATCCCACGCTGCGTACGGGCTGCGTCTCTACCCCCCCCACACG CATGCCACATACAGTCAGGCCCCCTCtgcatcttcttcttcctcttcctcctcctcttcctcctcctcctccacctcctcctcttcttcctcgtcCTCCCAGGGGACGTACCCCGGAGCCTGCAGCCACCCCCAAGGGCAGAACGCCGCCCCCTATGCCTtccctccgccccctcccccttcGCCCGCACACGGGGCCGGGGCCCCAGTCACCTCCGCCTCCGTCACCCTCTCCACCGTCATCACCACCATGGCCTCCTCCTCGGCAGCCCCCTACAAGACCGCATCGCCTCCGGTGGGGCCCCCT CCCGCGGCCCCCTACGGGAAGCGGACGGCTTCGCCCTCTCCCACCTTCCAGCCCCCCGCACCCTACAAGCCGGGCTCTCCCTCCTCGTCCTCCGCTTCCTCTTTCCGCACGGCCACCCCGCCGGGCTACAGGCTGGCCTCTTCCCCAGCGGCCAGCGGCTACAAGGCCGCCTCGCCGGCCCCGATGCCCCCTCCGGCCCCTGCCAGCTTGCCTGCCCCTCCCCCGCCCCTGCCCCCACTGCCTCTCACCGCGGCCCAGATCAAGCAGGAGCCTTCGGAGGACTACGAGCCCCCGGAGAGCCCGATGCCCCCCGTCCGGAGCCCCTCGCCAGCCCCCAAAGTTGTGGATGTTCCAAGTCATGCCAGCCAGTCAGCCAG GTTCAACAAACACCTGGACCGTGGCTTCAACTCCTGCTCACGGACGGACCTCTACTTTGTGCCCTTGGACGGCTCGAAACTGGCCAAGAAGCGGGCAGACCTGGTGGAGAAGGTGCGCCGAGAGGCAGAACAGAAGGCCCGGGAAGAGAAGGAGCGTGAGAGAGAGCGGGAACGGGAGAAAGAGCGGGAacgggagaaggagagggagctGGAAAGGAGCGTG AAAGTGGCCCAAGAGGGCCGGCCGGTGGAATGCCCGTCCCTTGGCCCTATCGCTCACCGCCCGTCCTTTGAGCAAGGCAGCGCGGTGGCGACCGTCCCGCCCTACCTGGGCCCCGACACTCCGGCCCTGCGCACCCTCAGTGAGTACGCACGGCCCCACGTCATGTCCCCGAGCAACCGCAACCACCCCTTCTACGTGCCGCTGGGGGCGGTCGACCCGGCACTGCTGGGCTACAACGTGCCGGCCATCTACAGCAGCGACCCGGCCACGCGGGAGCGAGAGCTGCGGGAGCGGGAGGCCCGGGAACGAGACCTCAGGGACCGCGACCTGCGCGAGCGCCTCAAGCCCGGCTTCGAAGTCAAGCCAGCCGAGTTGGATCAGCTCCACGCCGTTCCCGGCGCCGCCATGGATCCCTTCCCGCGTCACGGGGGGCTGGCGCTGCAGGCGGGCCCAGGCCTGCACCCCGCTTTCCCCTTCCACCCGGGGCTGGGCCACCTGGAGCGGGAGCGGCTGGCACTGGCGGCCGGGCCAGCTTTGCGCCCCGACATGTCCTACGCCGAGCGGTTGGCCGCGGAGAGGCAGCACGCCGAGAGGGTGGCCGCCCTGAGCAACGACCCCCTGGCTCGGCTGCAGATGCTGAACGTGACTCCCCATCATCACCAGCACTCCCACATCCACTCCCACCTCCACCTGCACCAGCAGGATGCCATCCACGCAG CTTCAGCCTCTGTCCACCCTCTTATTGATCCGCTGGCTTCTGGGTCGCATCTCACCCGGATCCCCTACCCCGCTGGTACCATCCCCAATCCGCTTCTTCCACACCCGCTCCACGAAAATGAAGTCCTGCGCCACCAGCTTTTCG